The genome window tatcgcaaataatcaaaggcgcggaatcgatgtcttggtgcttaggaatgttgtagaatgcttagtgttctcctccatgcgcctaggggtcccttttatagccccaaggcagctaggagccgttgagagcaatctaggaaggctgatcttgccttctgtcgactggagcaccggacagtccgatgcacactggacagtccggtgcacaccggacagtgtccggtgcccgatttcattCCAaatatggcgcagtcgaccgttggcagcctgagagccgttggcgcaccggacagtccggtgcccccttctagccgttggctcggccacgtgtcccgcgcagatcgcgcggccgaccgttggccctgccgaccgttggctcaccggacagtccggtgcacaccggacagtccggtgaattatagccgtacgacgacgatgaattcccgagagcggccacttcactcgagccagcctggcgcaccggacactgtccggtgcaccaccggacactgtccggtgctcccagactcagcagattcttggctgctcgagccaagacattttcaattggatttttcctgtttccaacacttagacacttgtgttggacactaaatcaccaaaatacttagaaatggcccaagggcacatttccctttcatcacttttttgaaatagcaattttacctaacccttttaccttgccttggttcccatcaccgaatataattgaatcatgTGAATCctcatttttgacgtaggaggtgaacatcttcttctcccccgtcatatggtttgtgcatccgctgtcgataatccagcttgagcccccggatgcataaacctgcaaggcaaatttaggcttgggtcttaggtacccaaatcttgttgggtcctacaaggttagtcacaatttccttagggacccaaatgcaagttttatcacccttgcattttgcccctaatttcctagcaactatcttcctatcctttctacaaatagcaaaggaagcatttaaaacatgataaattgtagagggaccattcataacttttttgggaacatgaacaatattctttctaggcacatgatgaatatttttcctaggcatatctctaccatgcatataggaagaactggaagcatacatagcataagaatcataggcatgtgaatcaaaagcattacaactcctatgagactgtcttctatcattgtacataaaagcatggttctttttagtactacttgccataggggccttccctttctccttgggagatgggagccttatggcttgttaagttcttggcttccctcttgaagccaagcccatccttaattgaggggtgtctaccaatcgtgtaggcatccctagcaaatttaagtttatcaaaatcacttttgctagccttaagttgggcattaagactagccatttcatcatttaactttgcaattgaagctatgtgttcactacaagcatcaatatcaaaatctttacatctattgcaaataacaacattttctacacaagtagttgatttactagctatttctaacttagcattcaaatcatcattaatgctccttaagctagaaatcgtctcatggcaagaagataattcacaagaaagcatttcatttcttttaacttctaaagcatgagatttttgtgcttctataaatttgtcatgttcttcatacaacaagtcttcttgtttttctaaaagcctattcttatcattcaaggcatcaattaattcattaattttatctaccttggttctatctaggcccttaaatagacatgaataatctatttcatcctcatcactagattcgtcctcacttgaagaagcataggtagagtctcgagtacataccttcttctcccttgccataaggcatgtgtgacgctcgttggggaagagggatgacttgttgaaggcagtggcggcgagtccttcattgtcggagtcggacgaggagcaatccgaatcccactccttgacaagatgtgcctcgccctttgccttcttatagttcttcttcttctccctcttgttcccttgatcctgatcactatcattgtcgggacagttagcaataaaatgaccaagcttaccacatttgaagcaagagcgcttcccctttgtcttggtcttgcttggctgccctttgcgaccctttagcgccgtcttgaatctcttgatgatgagggccatctcttcatcattaagttcgGCCGCCTcagtttgtgccaccttgctgggtagcgcctccttgcttcttgttgccttgagatcaAGGGGTTGagactcattgattggaccattcaatgtgtcgtccacgtacctcgcctccttgatcatcattcgcccgcttacaaattttccaaggacttcttcgggcgacattttggtgtacctgggattctcacgaatattattcaccaaatgaggatcaagaacggtaaaggaccttagcatcaatcggacgacgtcgtggtccatccatcgcgtgcttccgtagcttcttattttgttgataagggtcttgagccggttgtatgatagggttggctcctcgccccttatcatcgcgaatcgtccaagctcgccctccaccaactccatcttagtgagcaaggtgacgtcgttcccctcatgagaaatcttgagggtgtcccatatttgcttggcgttatccaagtcgctcaccttgtggtattcatccatgcacaatgaagctagaagaacagtagtagcttgtgcattcttatgtatttgctcattaataaacgtggaactatccgtactatcaaagtgcattccactctctacaatctcccatatactaggatggagagagaataggtgactacgcattttgtggctccaaaatccgtagtcctctccatcaaagtgtggaggcttgccgagaggaatggagagcaaatgtgaatttgaactttgcggaatacgagagtagtcaaaagaaaagttcgaattaaccggttttcttctctcgtagtcgttgtggtcgtcgtccttttgggaagaggtagactcatcgctgtcgtcgtagtagacgatctccttgatgcgcctcgtcttcttcttcttcccatctttccgtctatggcccgagccagagtcggtaggcttgtcatccttcggctcattgacgaaggattccttctctttgtcgttgatcacgatacccttccccttaggatccatctcttcaggcggttagtccctttgtgaagagaacggctctgataccaattgagagcacctagaggggggtgaataggtgatcctgtaacacttcaaaacttaagccacaaaacttggttaatcgttagcacaataattgccaagtggctagagaggaatcttcaacaaaacacaataaccaacaagatcaatcacagagatggcacagtggttatcccgtggttcggccaagaccaacgcttgcctactccacgttgtggcgtcccaacggacgagggttgcaatcaacccctctcaagcggtccaaagacccacttgaataccacggtgttttgcttgctttttctcaatcccgtttgcgaggaatctccacaacttggagcctctcgcccttacacttgaaattcacaaagaagtacggagcaagggagggattagcaacgcactcaagacaagaaatcacagcaacaccatgcacacaagtcgcaacgagagctcacaacacaactcaatgagttcaccactcaactagagctctaattgctatcgcaaagaatcaaaggcgcggaatcgatgtcttggtgcttaggaatgttgtaggaatgcttagtgttctcctccatgcgcctaggggtcccttttatagccccaaggcagctaggagccgttgagagcaatctaggaaggctgatcttgccttctgtcgactggagcaccggacagtccggtgcacaccggacagtgtccggtgcccgatttccttccaaatatggcgcagtcgaccgttggcagcctgagagccgttggcgcaccggacatgtccggtgcacaccggacagtccggtgcccccttctagccgttggctcggccacgtgtcccgcgcagatcgcgcggccgaccgttggccctgccgaccgttggctcaccggacagtccggtgcacaccaggcagtccggtgaattatagccgtacgacgacgatgaattcccgagagcggccacttcactcgagccagcctggcgcaccggacactgtccggtgcaccaccggacagtccggtgctcccagactcagcagattcttggctgctcgagccaagacatttttaattggatttttcctgtttccagcacttagacacttgtgttggacactaaatcaccaaaatacttagaaatggcccaagggcacatttccctttcatcactTTTTTGAACCCTCGACCAATTCTTACAACTCAGTGACTCGAGGCTACATCCACTAGACACGTTGTGCGTGACTAGATAAGAAGGATAACCAAAGGCCAAGGATATGAGTCCGAAATAACAATCCAATAGTTTgagaaaaccatcaactaaatcaCATGACTCGGTCGATGGTTCGAGGGCTAATGTATTGATGTGTACCCATACATGGGGTATCCTGTGAATAGAGCAAAAACTGTTCTCAGAGACCATAAACACCACATAAATCGAAAAGAATCCCCAAACGAAATTGGCCATGACCTAACATCCCGACCAGATAGAAACCCAACCCGACCTTAGTATGCCTATAACTGACTATTCGACCAAAGATGAGCCTAAGCCATGTCGAACTCAACTATGACAGATCCAACCGAAAACCCCTAACCAGTATCCCGACCAAAAATAGACCTATCAAATGCTCCCACAAACCAAGATACTAACTAGGTCGAAAATGAACCCAATCGCGTTAGGTGCGATCGTCTCAGTCGCTCAATCTCAAAGAAACTAAACAAGTTGGTTCGGACAGTACGACCCTGGTAGGATGCAATGATTCGGAAGGAGCATAAACTCAATAGAAGGAATAGTGTAATTATGACTATATAACTGATTGAAACATAGCATTGATAAAGCGGACAACATATCACACGGACAAACTCTAGATCCACTCATGTCCCATAGGGCATCCTTAAGAAGGCAAGGGTAGGTAAGGCGGGACATAACAAGGTTGTATAAGACGAAGGTAAGGAGGAAGACTCTAAAGCAAACCACTCGCACAAAAAGCATACCTGGTGGTGAGGTAATAGGCACCCACAAGACTTAACACCCCCGTGGTCGGGATAGCCCAAGGATGACAGAACATATCCACGTGCAGAGGCGTGCTAGAAGGGATATGCACTTGAAGACGGGGATAACACATCCCATCAAAAAACACATGTAACAATAGTTGTTTGGTCCCTCAACTATATAAAGGACCGAGAGTCGGATTGTAGAGGCAGACCAAATCAAACTATAACAATCCTTACACAAGCACGAGAGCCAAATACCCCGCCTTGTAATACCCAAAGCTAACAACAAAGACTTCAGCACTATATTGAATGTAGTTCTCTTCGAACCAGTAAAAAAAACTCTCTTCTTCTGGCTTGCCTCAAGCAAGATCATTGGGATGGCGAGACACTGATCTTCACCTAACCTACAATTTTACTTGTCGTGGGACCAGAACCCAATACTTACTCATATCATCCTCCTCTATATCCATACGACCATCTGTGGATGGTCCTCCTCCCAATGAAAATTCTATCACCAACGCTCCTTCTCCTACAATTAAAGCTCCTACCACCAATGCCCCTCCTCAACCCTTCACTTATCCATACCCTCCTAGACGAAAACGGAGCATAAAAGGTCGGTAACTATAtttttatgaattttacaagattttTATGTCAGTAATAGTTTTTTGAGTTCATAAATTTATAGGTCCATGCATGGCTACTACCGGCTGTGGACTCCATTGATGGCAATGATAAGAAGGGATCCATTTTTAGGGTCAAATAACCGCTATGTATAACTCCACCACTAAAGCTCCTCACCAACGCGCCCCAAAGCAGCTAAAGGAGTGGTGATAGACAAGCAACCAGAAGACTCCCTCTTCAATGGCATCTACAGCTGCTTGTGCATGGCCCGATCGAGTATAGGAGACGATGTTATGCTACTCGAAGCAGTCAAAGAGAGATTTCACAACAAGTTCAGCGAAACCGGCCTTAAGTTGGAGGACATGTGGCACGCTCTTTGCCATCAGCCCATGAGGATCTCATATAACAACAACAATTCTGATAAGAGGAAGGAAATAGATAGGTATGATAAGCGGAAGGAGATGGACAAGGGTAACAGTAACATGTCAAATAAAGATGGTAGATGTTTTTGATCTTCCACGAGCAATAGAACATAAGGAGGCAAAAAAAGTGTGCATATTAAGACAAAGGCAAAACTAAAACTACAGCTAAAGATGTGAACGTGTTTGGCAGGTTTGAAAAGATTCAAACTGATTGCAATGTTAATCGTCTCAAGCTTTTTGAAAAGCAAGAGAAGATGAATAATGACAAGTTTGAGACATCAAAGATCGCTCGTGAAACAACAAAGGATAAAAAAGATGCAAAATTATTGGAAAAGGGATCTAGAATGTTGGAAGCCTATACATGCCTACTCAAATTAGACATGTCAATAATACGCGAGAATGTTAGAGCAGAACATGTTGCCTTATAGTGTACACTTAGTTCATAGCATATTATGCTCAGAATTCAAGTGTCTATGTTGCACTAATATGTGGATATTATTATTTCAGTATTATGAAATTTTATTTTATTGACTCTAAAGTTTGTGTTTATCATGATATATTTTGTGTAAATATTAGTTATAGTTTACAACATATATTTGTATAAAAGTTTGTGTGCATATTAGATCGACTATAATTCAATGCAAGAAATCTGGTCATATCTGTGAAGATACTGGACTTAGATACACTCTATTTTAGAGCAGCTAATAAGAGGTTGTAAACAGGCTAAGAGAGGGTAGAAATCTATTACTACTCTATAAGCACGTAAGGAGGGCGTCCACCAAGGTACGCCGTGCCCCCGCTTCCGCGGATCACGCCTACCGTCGTCCTCCTCGCACGCGATTTGCGCCCCCACGCCACGCGATTTGCGCACCCCCAGCATCGTCTCCTCCCTGTGCTCCGTCTCCTCGCCCTTCTCCGCGTCTGGCGCTGTCTCTTCCCCGTCCTCCGTCTCCTCGTACCACCCCTCTCCCATCCCGGTCCCTGCCCCTCTCCAATCTCGCCCCCCGCCCCCCGCGAGGCCACGACGTAGATCCTgtgaggcggcgcttctggcgctCGCGGGCCTTGTGGTTCTGGAACCAATAGAAGACGTTCTTGCCCTCGATCTTGCCGTGCTGGCGCAGCATGGCGGTGATGCGCTGGATCTGCTCCGAGCTGGGCGACCGGATGTCGCAGCCGTAGTAGAGCTCCTTCAGCATCCTGATCTGCTCCAGCGTCGGCGTCCACCGCGAGCCGCTGGGGCGGCACACCGCCGACGCCACCACGCTGCCGCTGCCTCCTCCCGCTCCACCGCCGGCGCCACCACTCTGTCAATTTTTTCAATGCGCGATGCCCTGCTCACCTCGCTTTGGCGCCCCCGTTTCCCTGCAAGCAAACTCTCGCCAACGCAGACACTGTTTCTCTCCTCTTCGCCCTCGCCAGACCCACGAGCCCCGCCTCCCCTAGCCTCTCGATGCCTCCAGATTCTACACCACTTGTCCCCCTAATCGCCGTTTTTGCCCGTGCCCCTGACCCATGACCTCGCGTGTGAGGGCGGGAGAGCGTGCGGGGCTAGGGTTTCCGTGGGCGATGGAAGCAGCGGCGATGGCAGTGCTGTCGTTTGCATCTGCCTCGACTTCCTCGGCCCGATCTCGCCATCTACCAGCGCCGCCTAGGTTTGTCTCTCCTCTCCTGCAGTGCTGAAGTTTTGCATGTGTGGGTTGGTGTGTGGTATTTGACTGGCTGTTTTGTTTGTGGTGTGGGGTAGGTGGGTTTGCGACATTTTTTTAGGAAACGGCTTGGTTTCATTTCTGGTTGTTTTTAGAATAAGGATAGTGGATTTGTCAACACTAGACTTGATTCCATAAAAAATTGACAGAATCAGAATAACTACCGTGCTTTCAGCTAGACTGCACATTTTTTTCTGTAAGGTTGCACTATTTTTTCCCTAGATAACTTTTATGTTGAAATGGTTTAGTTCTGAAGCTGTCATTGTTAGATAATAACAAGGCAAATAGTTGGTTGGTCAATGCAGATAGACTTTTAATTGTCTACCTAGATGACTTTGAAATTGCCTTGATTTGTAAAGCACACGTTTTGGTGAAAGTCAAGAAACTAGAACTACTGGTTCCGATATGTGGCAGATATACCACATTCTAGAAAGTACAGAGAAGAAGCAATCCTATTTGCCGGAAGGTTTCAGAGATGAATTTAGATGTAATGCCAGATCGTGTCTTGCATATTACTTGCACATTTGTTGTCTTAAGTAACCAATGCACGATGTACTTTTAATTCCTTTTCCTGCTCCTGACCTTAATTTGGCCGACGTGTTAATCTATAGATGCTGAAATGACGACTGAGAAGCTTCAAGGGGATGTGAAGTCAGACGTTGAAAAGATCTTGCACAAGGGCTGAGGCCTCCTTGGGAAAGCGAAAGAAGAATTCGGAAGCCACTTTGATGGTTGTTTCCATTCTTCAAAGGAACTAGGTAAACTTCACTGATTAATAGTGGCttcaaagaaaaaaaaagagactGAAATTGCAACATTCCATCAATGTGGTTTGGATAGTTCTCATGATAAATTGCAACATTCTCATGACAAAAAAATAGAGCCAATAATGATGAAACCTCTGGTGACAAAACTAAGAAACTCGTTGAAGTTCTCATGATAAATTCCCAAAACAGACCTGGTCTTTTGTTTCCAGAAGTACTGTACTGTAAACATCTCCATTTGAAATACACATGCAACAATTAGAAAGTGGAAGTAGTAGTCTTTTGTTTCCAAAAGGTATTACTGTTAACATCTTCATCTGAAATCGCAAGACAGTGCGGTCGTGCCCTTCGGTAGTTCGACATCGCATCCTCCACCTTCGTAAGGCGCCAGCTGCCGCGGCTGCGTGCCCCCTCCGCTCTTCGACAGTCCGGCGTCGCGCTGCTCCCTGTAAAGCTGGTGGTAGCGACAGTACTGAGATcactgtttgtttgtttgtttttacTTAGATGGTGGCATGCTAATATATGCTAGGAATTGTGGTGGGATGTGTCTACCCCAAAGCGAGATGTAAAAGGAGTTATGTTTGCTTGTTGGCATTGATATTATATTAAGGCGTGATGGAATGAATAGTGGAGTATGATTAATAGTTTGCCTCCCAACGCAAGAGGTGGTTCTTTAGTTCACTTCAAATTCAAATCAGTATTGATAGATGGACGATAGATACAGTTCGGATTAATTGATGCCATCAGGGTATTCTTGCGTCTTGCCATCGTTGTTGATAACAAAAGGTTGTGTTGTTCATGATTGCTGCCTTTTTGGTCCATACGTTCTCTTCTAGGCCTTGGGGCTTATATAGCTTCTGTTTTTCTTTAGCTAAGACAGATTTTGCTATACATTCTATCAAGtttgtgtcttctcttcagtttgTAGGAATATATTGCCTATCATGAGACGTGTAGGAATATTAGCATACCAGCTATTGGCGCCGATCCGGACGATGAGAACTAGCAGCGGTGCTCTCTGCGGGGCCGTACAGTCTGCGACCTGGCGTAGAGGTTGGGGTTCCTACTTGACGGAccagacggtccgcgtgtgcgcagcggTGATGGAGTTCACCACTGGCGCCTAGATCTCGCTCCCAGAAGGGAcctgtcggggaggagagatcctagggtgtgCCTTGGGATCGGCAAACCACCTAAGACGCCTCTAAACATTTCTGAATAATTTCATTTTCTCTACAGATGCATACCATTTAGGTATAGAGCCAATAATAATGAAACCTCTTGTGACAAAACTAAGAAACTTGTGGAAGTTCTCAACTTCTCGTGATAAATACCCAAAGCGAACCTGGTCTTTTGTTCCAAAGGTAATGTACTGTAAACATCTCCATCTGAATGTATTGTAAGCACCGAGTAACTATTCAATGTTCCCTTCCTACTAAGCCCAGTACCTAAAAGTAACCCGTTCATGGATTACGACGAATAGTTTATATGTCGTCGCAACGCACAGACCCAGTACAAAATCATATGTTCATGGATCATAACGAATAGTTTAtgtgccgttgcaacgcacgggctacATACTAGTAGTATATAACCTTACAACCGGCTTAAACAcaaaaaataagaaattttatAAGAGAGACAAATAGGTCATATGTTAATAGCGAAGAGCTAACTACTATAGAAATGAGCTAAAAAGTAGGTTGCATTCAGCCGTCGACTATATTATTAACTTGCTTTTATCAAATTGTATCTTTAAGCGTCTCTAGTGCTTGAAGAACCACAACTATTTGAGTTGTAATAAAAAATCGTTTGCACATTCAAAGGGCAGCACACACTTATATTGTTGGTTGATTTACACGTAATTACCAGTTATTATTTCTAGGAACCCTCTATAACTCAATTTACATTCCTCACGTGCTTACAGCAGCAGATGCAAGTTTATCAAGACGTTGAATAAGTCACAAGTCCCAGGTCCTTCCGTCGATCAGCTGCAGAACAGAGTCTCCTTTGTTGGGTTTCCAGTGGTTGAATTTACTCTGGTCGATAAACGATGAGATCAGCAAACACATTACTAGACAGAATGGCCATCGATCCATCCATGTGTCAATGCACTGCGCCCTTACCCGTCAGCGATTTTGCAGAGGTACTCCCGTTGATCATCTCGCAGCGGCACATCGGTAAAATCTGCAGGTCGAGGGAAAAATGGTGCATGGTGACACTGCTGCTTTTGTGACCATGTCAAAGAAACAAGAACAGACTCATTTATCCAGTTTGGCTTTGCCTGCTTTTGCTCGTTATTGACTTGCAGAGGGGAACAGAAATTTGTTTGTGCCCCTTCTGCTGATGACAACTTTTTGAATCGGAGAAGGCACAGTTGCTGAGTTGCAGCAAGGGATGGATACCAGAATGAGATGCAAAAAAATCACTTGCCTGCCCCAGTTATGTCGGCACCTTTGAAAGAAGTGTTCCCAGTGGCAAGTGCCCCTTCTAAGTTGGCATTTGATAAGTTTGCCTGCAAAATGAAACGGGGCAAGACCAATCACGGTTCACGACCGAATCACCATGCTGGCAGAGTGATATCTATGGACAAACAGTTCAATCAGAGGGGAAAAGCATGAGGGGATTTGTTTCATGAAAAAATAAACATCGAGAGGAACATGAACGAAATGGGCTCAAAATATAAACGTCTGGTTTATGAGGATGAGGTCCTTGTCAGGCATTTTAAACAGGATGGAATACAGGCGCGTGCACTAGCATGCctgaggccttgttcgtttgtgtcggattggtgggtcggaacgattccgagccggattgcttctctaatttatataaactttgattaaccggaacgattccgggtgcaatccgatgtaaccgaacaaggcctgaaTCGAATCTTGATGAAACCCAACCGAATTCATGAGCAATCCTGAACATTTTACCTTCGTTAAATTCGCCAGCGACAAATCAGCGCCTCTAAGATCAGCGTCAGAGAGATCAGCGCCTGAATCCGTCGGCCGGCAAACATACCCAGCACCAGCAGTAAGCCACAGTCACGAACTTTCCAATGACAAGAAACAAGAGACTGGAAGGAATCATCGAAGATGAAGCAGCAAGCAAGTTAAATACTTGTGAGGTCTGCATCGAAGAAGCTCGCGCCGAGCAGGTTCGCGCCTTTGAAGTTCGCCTGCCTCAGTATAGACTGCaccatcaagaagagcaagattcAGCGAACATGAGCAAGACCCTGGCAAATGACGACATGTCTTGCAAGATTAGACGCGTTTCAAGCGAGGGTTCTTCTCATCGAGAAGGATGCGGTAAGAACCGTAAGGAAACTGCACATGCTAGGCAAGGTGAGAGTGGGACGTGAATTGGCAGTACCGTCTTGAAGTCCTGCTTGATGAGTGTCTGGCCGCTGAAGTCCTTGCCGGTGAGGTCCTGCCCCCGCGTCACCTGCTTCCCGTACGGTCCTCCTCCCTGCAGGCACGTACGGAGTACGCCACGCGCGCCGTCAACACCGACACCCCAATCCGCAGGAAGTTTGGGAGGACAGCAGAAACAAGGCAGTGGGGTGTAAACGGCGGACAATGAAAGCCACGGCGGGGTCGGCGGCGAGGAGCGAGGCGGCGACGAGCGCGGCGGCGCCGGCATTGGCGAGGCGGAAGTGCACGGAGGAGCGTACAGCCGTATACGGCGACGTCGCCGGTGGCGCGGCGCCGGCGAGGGCGGGTGGAGACGGCGCGAGCCTGAGGGCACCCAGGATGGCCATGGCCGTGAGTTTCAGTCTTTCAGAGCTGTCTGTTCCTGTTTCCTTCTAGGCTGCCGTGTGTCCATCCGCCTTATCTGTTTTGTGCTGCTGCTTGTGCTTGGGATTGGACGATTGGTCAGCCAAACCCACAATTCTCAAAAACAAAACAAACCACACACCCAAAAAAATAACCCAGTGGCACACACGTCACACGCTCCGCCTTATTACATTGGCAGCGGATCCTAATTCGTCTCAAATATATTTGCTATATTTTATCTATCACGTACAAAAAGGATcatttttccaaaaaaaaaacACAAGTAAATGTATACAAACTCTACAACTTATATAACTATAACTGAGGCTTATGCTACGATCAtgggaggagagagaggagaggttgACGACGACGATGGCAGCGCCAAGAGAGGGGTTAACAACGACAGCGACGAGGACACGAGCGAAGGGGAGGGAACACTAGGGCAATGGGTCAAGGGAGGGAGAGGGGATGCAGGATGACCCAAATAACATTGTCTATTAAATTTGAGTAAGGGATTGATGATTATCCAACGATCTAAACATTAATTTTGATGGTGTGTTAAGTTTGAGTGCAATTTGTTTGATGGATTTAGTGGAGGTTATGAGTGTGGGATTGATTTGGTTATGTGGattttgcaaagtttaaactaGTGGATTGAACGGGTGGATTATATAGTGCTATAGATAAGCTAGGTGTCGCAGTAACAACACAACTATAACCTCTATAACACAATTTGTTACTATAATACCTTTTGTAAAAAATTATAATTAATAAGGTTATGCCCAATAGACCGTGTTGTCGTGCATATATGTGTGCAAAATACCGTTTTGCACTGCTTATAGaatagagtttgaaattaataGGTGGAATGAGTTTACACTTTGAGAGTGGAATTAGTGTGCAAAACACCGTTTTGCAAAATATAAGTTTACACTTTGAGAGTGAAATTAGTATGTATCATTTATGCCAATTTGCTAGCTAGCGTCAATCGTATGGTTGTTATAACTCATAAGACCGTGTCTAGCAGGTTATCCATATGATCATCCAAAATACTATTTTGCACTGTAGAATGCACTGCTCGTAGAGTGAAGTTCGAAATAGGTGATGTGATGGGAGAGAAGATGAATAAGCTGTTGGAGATAGTATAAGAAAAATTTCCTTCAAAGAAACAACATTAGCACAACTAGTTTGACAATAATATGCCCCTAGTTACAACTACTTGAAGCTTAATCCAACAAGAGAAAGCTTTACACAATTCAAGTATAA of Zea mays cultivar B73 chromosome 8, Zm-B73-REFERENCE-NAM-5.0, whole genome shotgun sequence contains these proteins:
- the LOC103634821 gene encoding thylakoid lumenal 15 kDa protein 1, chloroplastic encodes the protein MAILGALRLAPSPPALAGAAPPATSPYTAVRSSVHFRLANAGAAALVAASLLAADPAVAFIGGGPYGKQVTRGQDLTGKDFSGQTLIKQDFKTSILRQANFKGANLLGASFFDADLTSADLSDADLRGADLSLANLTKANLSNANLEGALATGNTSFKGADITGADFTDVPLRDDQREYLCKIADGVNSTTGNPTKETLFCS